From Pirellulales bacterium, a single genomic window includes:
- a CDS encoding NUDIX domain-containing protein: MPALRGVVAVLVRGECLLVIRRSASVVAPGKYCFPGGGIEEGESEEQALMRELLEELGVQVSPTRRLWQSVTPWGVQLAWWLAELDHDAEPVPNPDEVESVHWLSIPEMESLDGLLESNHEFLRFLRQSGRALE, from the coding sequence ATGCCGGCTCTTCGCGGAGTCGTGGCTGTCCTCGTGCGCGGCGAGTGCCTGCTGGTGATTCGCCGCTCAGCCTCGGTGGTAGCGCCTGGCAAGTATTGCTTTCCTGGCGGCGGCATCGAAGAGGGGGAGAGCGAGGAGCAAGCGCTCATGCGCGAACTGCTCGAGGAGTTGGGCGTACAAGTCAGCCCGACGCGCCGATTATGGCAAAGCGTTACGCCGTGGGGCGTGCAGCTCGCCTGGTGGCTGGCCGAGCTTGATCACGACGCCGAGCCCGTGCCGAATCCGGACGAGGTCGAAAGCGTGCATTGGCTTTCGATCCCTGAAATGGAATCGCTGGATGGGCTGCTGGAGAGCAACCACGAGTTCCTACGATTCCTGCGCCAAAGCGGACGGGCGCTCGAGTAG
- a CDS encoding tetratricopeptide repeat protein, translating to MRIFQFLVVAFCLLVSAPGETQARGPRFLAARHRGRRASQRFAHPAPALKVSPADEVAKWQSAEILPKSRDARLQLPGRVVTTAGELSWPISVRRVQGPWLWIHSSTADGWFHKRDVVRFDAAESYFSAELARDNTAWAYGMRCIARRARGEYAGALDDINSAIALEPENTRLIIGRAAVRFERQEFDLAMQDAQAAIAREPTADSYIAASTIYMACHDHAGAMGAANEALRLDPKRCEAYEVRGMIKAEMGSVEGGLEDLDRAIALGGQARAYGNRAMLWGRSGRPDRAIEDLDRAVALAPSPTIYRQRARTLEILGRHEQAIADVTAAIKEDPETAADYLLRGRLSFKAGDRESGVADFQTAARLDPSAAGHVECARAWLDVNDIDRATEECEAALAIDLQCASAYVARGIANFEQKIYTLALRDYTQALTLDSENSEAFQGRAQVYAVLQDDVSCLADLNEVIRLSPADRHAYRARGMRYFCLGDNERAVADLDFALRLEPGNAYRHADRGLLAWALNDEQRLQVALAEIERLHAPREGNVLALSQLGTEYDKVPSWLRRTVALYFMREWRAASQAAGEAIEEHPDDFYALLYSGLADTTAQKYPRAIRELSEVLQKDPHQLQAREARAYCEKEEKQFDAAITDYNEIMRQHGEDWESLSSRGYLQFYQHNYEEAVADYSQALASAKDAPAASQAVLYRGRAACHAALSNDQEAAEDRAAAERLQPRRTKGKTPSSNLPAEIAPSIYPTTQVVAPMQGIYPSTDGAISGKREDDSAAGEQDVKVYAPTKIEDALRGPGLFK from the coding sequence ATGCGCATTTTCCAGTTCCTGGTGGTGGCGTTCTGTCTGCTTGTTTCGGCACCAGGCGAAACGCAAGCCCGCGGCCCGCGGTTTCTCGCTGCTCGCCATCGAGGGCGACGTGCGAGTCAGCGCTTCGCCCATCCGGCCCCCGCCTTGAAGGTGTCGCCGGCCGACGAAGTCGCTAAATGGCAATCGGCCGAGATCCTTCCCAAGTCGCGCGATGCGCGATTGCAATTGCCCGGGCGCGTTGTGACGACGGCCGGCGAGTTGTCATGGCCCATAAGCGTTCGCCGCGTGCAAGGACCGTGGTTGTGGATTCACTCCTCAACCGCCGACGGTTGGTTCCACAAACGGGACGTTGTCAGATTCGACGCGGCCGAAAGTTACTTCAGCGCCGAACTCGCGCGCGACAATACAGCCTGGGCCTATGGCATGCGCTGCATCGCGCGACGTGCGCGCGGGGAGTATGCCGGGGCGCTCGACGACATCAATTCGGCCATCGCGCTTGAGCCTGAGAATACGCGGCTCATCATCGGACGTGCCGCGGTAAGGTTCGAGAGACAGGAATTCGACCTGGCGATGCAGGATGCCCAGGCAGCGATTGCACGCGAACCGACGGCCGACTCCTATATCGCGGCGAGCACTATTTATATGGCCTGCCATGACCACGCCGGAGCGATGGGCGCCGCGAACGAAGCGCTGCGATTGGACCCGAAGCGTTGCGAGGCGTACGAGGTGCGCGGCATGATCAAGGCCGAGATGGGAAGCGTCGAGGGCGGACTGGAAGATCTCGACCGCGCAATCGCGCTGGGGGGCCAAGCCCGCGCTTACGGCAACCGTGCCATGTTATGGGGTCGGAGCGGCCGGCCAGATCGCGCGATTGAGGACCTGGATCGCGCCGTGGCACTGGCGCCGTCCCCGACGATCTACCGACAGCGGGCACGAACGCTCGAAATTCTCGGCCGGCACGAGCAGGCAATCGCCGACGTCACGGCAGCGATCAAAGAGGATCCTGAAACTGCAGCCGACTATCTTTTGCGTGGCCGATTGTCATTCAAAGCCGGTGATCGAGAGTCGGGAGTCGCCGATTTTCAAACCGCGGCGCGCCTCGATCCTAGCGCCGCGGGGCACGTGGAATGTGCCCGTGCATGGCTGGACGTGAACGACATCGATCGTGCGACCGAGGAATGCGAAGCGGCGCTGGCCATCGATTTGCAATGCGCCAGCGCTTACGTGGCGCGGGGAATTGCGAACTTTGAACAAAAGATTTACACCCTGGCGCTGCGCGACTATACGCAGGCCCTGACGCTCGATAGTGAGAACAGCGAGGCATTCCAGGGGCGGGCTCAGGTGTACGCTGTATTGCAGGATGACGTCAGTTGCCTGGCGGACTTGAACGAGGTGATTCGCCTCTCGCCGGCCGACCGGCATGCTTATCGCGCTCGCGGCATGCGGTACTTCTGCCTGGGCGACAACGAGCGGGCCGTGGCGGATCTGGATTTCGCCCTCCGTCTTGAACCCGGGAACGCCTATCGCCATGCCGATCGCGGATTGCTCGCCTGGGCGCTTAACGACGAGCAGCGGCTGCAGGTTGCGTTGGCCGAGATCGAACGTTTGCACGCGCCACGGGAAGGGAACGTGCTCGCACTTTCACAACTCGGTACCGAGTATGACAAGGTGCCAAGCTGGCTGCGCCGCACGGTAGCACTCTACTTTATGCGCGAATGGCGCGCTGCCTCGCAGGCTGCCGGCGAAGCGATCGAGGAACATCCCGACGATTTTTACGCGCTTTTGTATAGCGGACTAGCGGACACCACCGCGCAGAAGTATCCGCGCGCCATCCGGGAGCTGAGCGAAGTGCTGCAAAAAGACCCGCATCAATTGCAGGCGCGCGAGGCCCGCGCTTATTGTGAAAAGGAAGAGAAGCAATTCGACGCGGCGATCACCGACTATAACGAGATTATGCGTCAGCATGGCGAAGATTGGGAATCTCTGTCGTCGCGCGGTTACCTGCAGTTTTATCAGCATAACTATGAAGAGGCAGTCGCCGACTATTCGCAGGCCCTGGCGTCGGCGAAGGACGCACCAGCGGCAAGCCAGGCGGTTCTCTATCGAGGTCGCGCCGCATGTCACGCGGCGCTGTCGAACGACCAGGAAGCGGCTGAGGATCGGGCAGCCGCCGAACGTCTGCAACCTCGCCGCACGAAAGGCAAAACGCCGTCGTCGAACCTGCCCGCCGAGATTGCACCGAGCATCTACCCGACGACACAGGTCGTCGCGCCAATGCAGGGTATCTACCCATCGACCGACGGGGCAATATCAGGGAAACGGGAAGACGATTCGGCCGCAGGCGAGCAGGACGTGAAAGTCTACGCGCCCACAAAAATCGAAGACGCCCTACGAGGGCCGGGCCTCTTTAAGTAG
- a CDS encoding STAS domain-containing protein: MRLQLLSADGPVKSVNASGRITQSAFEAEDEPLAVKLGDDVYGGRLLLSLEGADYLDSRGVGWLLKCHRRFRQAGGVIVVHSIPAVILDVLKVLHMDEVLHLSTDEERAREIALAGHR; this comes from the coding sequence ATGCGCTTGCAATTGTTGTCAGCCGATGGGCCCGTGAAGAGCGTCAACGCATCCGGGCGCATCACGCAAAGCGCCTTCGAGGCTGAGGACGAGCCGTTGGCCGTGAAGCTCGGCGACGACGTCTACGGTGGCCGATTGCTGCTCAGCCTGGAGGGAGCCGACTATCTCGATTCGCGCGGAGTCGGCTGGTTGTTGAAATGCCACCGTCGCTTTCGTCAGGCGGGCGGCGTGATCGTCGTCCATTCGATCCCGGCTGTCATTCTCGACGTGCTCAAGGTGCTACACATGGACGAAGTGCTGCACCTGTCGACAGACGAAGAGCGCGCCCGCGAAATCGCCCTGGCGGGCCATCGCTAA